The window AAAATTTGTGAAATTATGAAAATTTCAAGACCTACATTGTATAAATATACTCAATCAACGATCAGAAGAAAGGAAAAAATATATTCTTAATAAAAAATATATTAATTTATGTAAAAAAAGGAAAAAAATGGAAAAATTTATAGAAAATATAATTTATGCATCTAGATGGTTGATGTTTCCTGTATATATAGGATTATCTTTTGGTTTTGTTTTACTTACTTTAAAATTTTTTCAGCAAATTATATATGTTATTCCTCAAATTTTTACTATGTCAGAATCAGGGTTAGTATTAATCGTCTTATCTTTGATAGACATAGCATTAGTAGGGGGATTATTAGTTATGGTTATGTTTTCCGGATACGAAAATTTTATTTCAAAAATGAAAATGGAGGATAATCAAAAAAGATTAAGTTGGATGGGTACTATGGATGTTAATTCAATAAAAAATAAAGTTGCCTCTTCAATAGTGGCAATC is drawn from Buchnera aphidicola (Mindarus abietinus) and contains these coding sequences:
- a CDS encoding TIGR00645 family protein, encoding MEKFIENIIYASRWLMFPVYIGLSFGFVLLTLKFFQQIIYVIPQIFTMSESGLVLIVLSLIDIALVGGLLVMVMFSGYENFISKMKMEDNQKRLSWMGTMDVNSIKNKVASSIVAISSVHLLRLFMEAEKILDNKIMWCVVIHLTFVSSAFGMAYIDKMSKKKNYHRKN